Proteins encoded together in one Prevotella scopos JCM 17725 window:
- a CDS encoding copper resistance protein NlpE N-terminal domain-containing protein — MKKIMFMVAACAAMVACNNGKTTANNEGADSAVQDSAAAGDSAVYEGLTPAADVAGIKYRVALAKDSSNGFSVSESYMKSASEVDTVYNYTGKYQVVEKDVKGKKNTYYQFELGKDNKTNFLVVNDSTLRLVNSDFEEPAVNTKDMNYDLKLK; from the coding sequence ATGAAAAAGATTATGTTTATGGTAGCTGCTTGTGCAGCTATGGTAGCTTGTAACAATGGCAAGACTACTGCAAACAACGAGGGAGCAGACTCTGCAGTTCAGGATTCTGCTGCAGCAGGTGACTCTGCAGTTTACGAGGGTTTGACACCTGCAGCTGATGTTGCTGGTATCAAGTATCGTGTTGCTTTGGCAAAGGATTCATCAAATGGTTTCAGCGTATCTGAGTCTTACATGAAGTCTGCTTCTGAGGTTGATACTGTTTACAACTATACAGGTAAATATCAGGTTGTAGAGAAGGACGTTAAGGGTAAGAAGAATACTTACTACCAGTTCGAGTTGGGTAAGGATAACAAGACCAACTTCCTCGTAGTAAACGATTCTACACTTCGTCTTGTTAACTCTGACTTTGAGGAGCCAGCAGTTAATACAAAGGATATGAACTACGACTTGAAGTTGAAGTAA
- a CDS encoding DNA topoisomerase IV subunit B translates to MDNSSTPNTQQPTPVSYTDDNIRHLSDMEHVRTRPGMYIGRLGDGKLPEDGIYVLLKEVIDNSIDEFKMNAGDRIEIDVEENLRVSVRDYGRGIPQGKLVEAVSVLNTGGKYDSKAFKKSVGLNGVGVKAVNALSSHFEVKSFRDGKVRELSFEKGNLQSDKTKKSDDENGTYIYFEPDATLFKHYSFHDDIVEEMLRNYTYLNTGLTIMYNGRRILSRHGLKDLLTDNMTVDPLYPIVHMKGEDIEIAFTHTNQYGEEYYSFVNGQHTTQGGTHQTAFKEHIAKTIKEFFGKYEYGDIRNGLVAAIAVNVEEPVFESQTKIKLGSTQMSPDGESINKYVGDFIKTNVDNYLHIHKEDFTDILENKIKETERERKAMAGVTKLARERAKKANLHNRKLRDCRVHYCDVKDNRKEESSIFITEGDSASGSITKSRDVNTQAVFSLRGKPLNCFGLTKKVVYENEEFNLLQAALDIEDGLDSLRYNKVIVATDADVDGMHIRLLIITFFLQFFPELIKKGHVYVLQTPLFRVRNRRTKIKNKEVIAEADARRVKGEKKNDFITRYCYSEEERIAAITELGPDPEITRFKGLGEISPDEFAHFIGPDMRLEQVTLHKNDQVAKLLEYYMGKNTMERQNFIIDNLVIEEDLPDVEE, encoded by the coding sequence GTATGTATATTGGTCGTTTAGGTGATGGAAAGTTGCCGGAAGATGGTATATATGTACTCTTAAAGGAGGTGATTGATAACTCTATCGATGAGTTCAAGATGAATGCTGGTGACCGCATCGAGATTGATGTGGAAGAAAATCTTCGTGTTAGTGTGCGCGACTATGGTCGTGGTATTCCGCAAGGTAAGCTTGTTGAAGCAGTGTCAGTACTGAATACGGGTGGTAAGTATGATTCTAAAGCTTTTAAGAAGAGCGTTGGATTGAATGGTGTCGGTGTGAAAGCTGTTAATGCACTAAGTTCTCATTTTGAAGTGAAGAGTTTCCGTGATGGGAAGGTGCGTGAACTCTCGTTTGAGAAAGGCAATCTTCAGAGTGATAAAACAAAGAAGTCTGACGATGAGAATGGTACCTATATCTACTTTGAGCCAGATGCAACGCTCTTCAAGCATTATAGTTTCCATGATGATATCGTGGAGGAAATGCTTCGCAACTATACCTATCTCAATACGGGCTTGACGATAATGTACAATGGCCGTCGTATTCTTAGTCGTCATGGTTTGAAAGACCTCCTGACGGATAATATGACCGTTGATCCATTGTATCCTATCGTTCACATGAAGGGAGAGGATATAGAGATAGCATTTACACATACCAATCAGTATGGTGAAGAGTACTACTCTTTCGTGAATGGTCAGCACACAACACAGGGCGGAACGCATCAAACAGCTTTCAAAGAGCATATTGCAAAGACAATAAAAGAGTTCTTTGGGAAGTATGAATATGGTGATATTCGTAATGGATTGGTGGCTGCCATCGCTGTAAACGTTGAGGAACCAGTCTTTGAATCACAGACAAAGATTAAGCTGGGTTCTACACAGATGTCACCTGATGGCGAGTCAATTAATAAGTATGTAGGCGACTTCATCAAGACAAATGTTGATAACTATCTCCATATACATAAAGAAGACTTTACGGATATACTTGAGAATAAAATCAAGGAGACCGAACGGGAGCGTAAGGCGATGGCTGGTGTTACGAAACTGGCACGCGAGCGAGCGAAGAAAGCGAACCTACATAACCGCAAGTTGCGTGACTGTCGTGTACACTATTGTGACGTTAAGGACAACCGAAAAGAGGAGAGTTCTATCTTTATTACGGAGGGCGATTCAGCCAGCGGAAGCATCACGAAGAGTCGTGACGTGAACACACAGGCTGTCTTCTCATTGCGTGGAAAGCCGCTGAATTGCTTCGGATTGACGAAGAAGGTTGTGTATGAGAATGAGGAGTTTAACCTCCTTCAGGCTGCACTTGACATTGAAGATGGACTTGACTCTCTGCGTTATAACAAGGTGATTGTTGCAACGGATGCCGATGTTGACGGTATGCATATCCGTTTGCTGATTATAACTTTCTTCTTACAGTTCTTCCCTGAGCTGATTAAGAAGGGACACGTATATGTCCTTCAGACACCATTGTTCCGTGTTCGAAATCGTCGCACAAAGATTAAGAACAAGGAAGTGATTGCTGAGGCTGATGCACGTCGCGTGAAAGGGGAGAAGAAGAACGATTTTATTACACGTTACTGCTATTCAGAGGAGGAGCGTATAGCTGCTATCACTGAGCTTGGTCCAGACCCGGAAATCACCCGATTCAAAGGTCTTGGTGAAATATCACCTGACGAATTTGCCCATTTCATCGGTCCTGATATGCGTCTGGAACAAGTTACCTTACATAAGAATGACCAGGTAGCTAAGCTCTTGGAGTATTATATGGGTAAGAACACAATGGAACGCCAGAACTTCATTATTGACAACCTCGTTATCGAAGAAGACCTTCCTGATGTGGAAGAATAA
- a CDS encoding glycoside hydrolase family 97 protein yields the protein MKKTNIALLGLLMGWASIANAQTVKSPNGNVAVTFSLTGNGVPTYEMTYKGKAVVKPSHLGLELAKNKHASKGMNETSLMDGFEKTGTKTTTFDETWKPVWGETATIRNHYNELEVDLNQPSSKRNIVLRFRVYDDGMGLRYEFPQQPELNYFVIKDEHTQFAMAGDHTAWWLPGDYDTQEQETQESKLSDIRKRFHDAVNWDNSSVSVFSETGVQTSLQMKSNDGLYINIHEAACANYATMHLNLDDKTMTFESWLTPDATGLKGFMQTPCETPWRTVMVSDDARDMLANNLILNLNEPCKIEDTSWIHPTKYCGVWWEMIAGGKSWAYTDEFSSVKLGQTDYAHAKPNGRHSANTANVKKYIDFAAANGLDQVLVEGWNIGWEDWFGHWKDYVFDFVTPYPDFDLKGLNEYAHSKGVKLMMHHETSSSTQNYERHMEDAFNLMNKYGYDAVKTGYVGDIIPRGDHHYSQSMNNHYLHVIKEAAKHHIMVNGHEATRPTGLCRTYPNLVGNESARGTEYEAFGGSDPNHTVILPFTRLQGGPMDYTPGILETQLSTWCDNKSYVHTTLVGQLALYLTMYSPLQMAADLPENYQKYNDAFQFIKDVACDWDDSRYLEAEPARYITVARKAKGTNNWFVGGKTGIAPHLSVIKFDFLDKGRKYEATIYADAKDADYEKNPKAYTITKRTIKKGDTIKLQQVRGGGFAISLKAL from the coding sequence ATGAAGAAAACCAATATTGCCCTTTTAGGGCTACTAATGGGATGGGCAAGCATTGCGAATGCGCAGACAGTAAAGTCTCCTAACGGTAATGTTGCAGTTACTTTCTCATTAACAGGAAATGGAGTACCTACTTATGAGATGACTTATAAGGGTAAGGCTGTTGTAAAGCCTTCGCACTTAGGTTTGGAATTGGCTAAGAACAAACATGCCAGCAAGGGCATGAACGAAACCAGTCTTATGGATGGTTTCGAGAAGACAGGTACCAAAACAACAACTTTCGATGAGACTTGGAAGCCTGTTTGGGGTGAAACTGCTACTATCCGTAACCACTACAATGAGTTGGAAGTAGATCTCAATCAGCCAAGCAGCAAGCGTAATATTGTTCTCCGTTTCCGTGTTTATGACGATGGAATGGGCCTTCGTTACGAATTCCCACAGCAGCCAGAACTGAACTACTTTGTTATAAAGGATGAGCATACACAGTTTGCTATGGCTGGCGATCATACTGCATGGTGGCTCCCTGGAGACTATGACACACAGGAGCAGGAGACACAGGAATCAAAGCTTTCTGATATCCGTAAGCGTTTCCACGATGCTGTAAACTGGGACAACTCATCTGTTTCTGTATTCTCAGAGACAGGTGTTCAGACCTCTTTACAGATGAAGTCTAATGATGGCTTGTACATTAATATTCATGAGGCAGCATGTGCAAACTATGCTACAATGCACTTGAATCTGGATGACAAAACAATGACCTTCGAGTCATGGCTTACTCCTGACGCTACTGGTTTGAAGGGATTCATGCAGACTCCTTGCGAAACTCCTTGGCGTACGGTGATGGTTAGCGATGATGCACGTGATATGCTTGCTAATAACCTTATCCTCAATCTTAACGAACCTTGTAAGATTGAAGACACGTCATGGATTCATCCAACCAAATACTGTGGCGTTTGGTGGGAGATGATTGCAGGTGGTAAGTCTTGGGCTTATACTGATGAATTTAGTTCAGTAAAGCTTGGTCAGACTGATTATGCACATGCAAAGCCAAATGGTCGTCACTCGGCTAACACCGCAAATGTGAAGAAATACATCGACTTTGCTGCTGCTAACGGCTTAGACCAAGTATTGGTAGAAGGTTGGAACATCGGTTGGGAAGACTGGTTTGGTCACTGGAAAGACTATGTATTCGATTTCGTTACTCCTTATCCAGACTTTGATTTGAAAGGCTTGAATGAGTATGCACACTCTAAGGGTGTTAAGTTGATGATGCATCATGAGACTTCTTCAAGTACACAGAACTATGAGCGTCACATGGAAGATGCCTTTAATTTGATGAATAAGTATGGTTATGACGCTGTGAAGACTGGTTATGTAGGTGACATTATCCCACGTGGTGACCACCACTATTCACAGTCAATGAACAACCATTATCTCCATGTTATTAAGGAAGCTGCCAAGCATCATATAATGGTGAATGGACATGAAGCAACTCGCCCTACAGGCCTTTGTCGTACATACCCTAACCTCGTTGGTAACGAGTCAGCACGTGGAACAGAGTATGAAGCGTTCGGTGGTAGTGACCCTAACCACACTGTTATCCTTCCATTTACTCGTCTTCAGGGTGGACCAATGGATTATACCCCTGGTATTCTTGAGACTCAGCTCTCAACATGGTGTGATAATAAGAGCTATGTACACACAACTCTCGTGGGTCAGCTTGCACTTTATTTAACGATGTATAGTCCACTTCAGATGGCTGCCGACCTTCCTGAGAACTATCAGAAGTATAACGATGCCTTCCAGTTTATTAAGGATGTAGCTTGCGACTGGGATGATAGCCGTTATCTTGAGGCAGAACCAGCACGTTATATCACTGTTGCTCGTAAGGCAAAAGGAACTAACAACTGGTTTGTTGGTGGAAAGACTGGTATTGCACCACATCTCAGCGTTATCAAGTTCGACTTCCTTGACAAGGGTCGTAAATATGAGGCAACAATCTATGCTGACGCTAAGGATGCTGACTACGAGAAGAATCCAAAGGCATATACCATTACAAAGCGTACGATAAAGAAGGGAGATACTATCAAACTACAGCAGGTGCGTGGAGGTGGATTTGCCATTAGCTTAAAGGCTCTTTAA
- a CDS encoding S41 family peptidase, with protein MRKYIYLLLFYLFTFLPLSAQQIKESPLRKLQLAELAITNFYVDSVNEQKLVEDAIKGMLEKLDPHSTYTDAKETKAMNEPLQGDFEGIGVQFNMIEDTLVVIQPVVNGPSQKVGILAGDRIVSVNDTTIAGVKMARIDIMKMLRGKKGTKVKLGIVRRGVKGMLTFVVTRAKIPVHTINAAYMIHPNVGYVRIESFGMKTHDEFMSAVDSLKKKGMKTLILDLQDNGGGYLQSAVQISNEFLKDNDMIVYTEGRRARRQNYKAIGNGRLQDVKVFVLVNELSASAAEIVTGAIQDNDRGTVVGRRSFGKGLVQRPLDLPDGSMIRLTIAHYYTPSGRCIQKPYTKGDLKDYEMDIENRYKHGELTSPDSIQFSDSLKYYTIRKHRVVYGGGGIMPDYFVPLDTTKFTRYHRMLAAKSIIINAYLKYADANRKTLKAQYSSFDAFNKGYVVPQSLLDEIVAEGKKEKIEPKDAAELKATLPNIALQIKALTARDIWDMNEYFRVWNAQSDIVNKAVELATGR; from the coding sequence ATGAGAAAGTATATTTATCTTTTACTTTTTTACCTTTTTACCTTTTTACCTTTGTCTGCTCAGCAGATAAAAGAGTCTCCATTACGGAAGTTGCAGTTGGCAGAGTTAGCAATCACGAACTTCTATGTCGATTCTGTGAATGAGCAGAAGCTGGTGGAGGATGCTATTAAAGGTATGTTGGAGAAGCTTGACCCACACTCTACCTACACCGATGCGAAGGAGACAAAGGCAATGAATGAACCATTGCAAGGTGACTTTGAGGGTATTGGCGTGCAGTTCAATATGATTGAGGATACACTTGTCGTTATACAACCTGTTGTCAACGGTCCCTCTCAAAAGGTGGGAATCCTTGCAGGCGACCGTATTGTCAGTGTCAATGATACGACAATCGCTGGCGTAAAGATGGCACGTATCGATATAATGAAGATGCTACGTGGTAAGAAAGGTACGAAGGTTAAGCTGGGTATTGTTCGTCGTGGTGTGAAGGGTATGCTAACCTTTGTCGTTACCCGTGCCAAGATACCTGTTCATACCATCAATGCCGCTTATATGATTCACCCTAATGTGGGTTATGTTCGAATAGAGAGTTTTGGAATGAAGACCCATGATGAGTTTATGTCGGCTGTTGACTCTTTGAAGAAAAAAGGAATGAAAACCCTGATTCTCGACCTACAAGATAACGGGGGAGGCTATCTTCAGTCAGCTGTTCAAATCTCTAATGAGTTCCTTAAGGACAATGACATGATTGTCTATACAGAAGGTCGTCGTGCTCGTCGCCAGAACTACAAGGCTATTGGCAATGGACGTTTGCAGGATGTAAAGGTCTTTGTGTTGGTCAATGAACTTTCTGCTTCGGCTGCAGAGATTGTTACAGGTGCTATTCAAGATAATGATCGTGGTACTGTTGTTGGTCGTAGATCCTTTGGTAAAGGACTAGTTCAGCGTCCGTTAGACCTTCCTGATGGTAGTATGATTCGTCTGACGATTGCCCATTACTATACACCAAGTGGTCGTTGTATTCAGAAACCTTATACAAAGGGCGACCTGAAAGACTATGAGATGGATATTGAGAATCGCTATAAACATGGTGAGTTAACCAGTCCGGATAGTATCCAGTTCTCTGATTCATTGAAGTATTACACCATTCGTAAGCACAGAGTTGTCTATGGTGGTGGTGGTATTATGCCTGATTATTTCGTTCCGCTTGACACTACAAAGTTTACGCGTTATCATCGTATGTTAGCTGCAAAAAGCATAATCATCAATGCTTATTTGAAGTATGCTGATGCTAATCGTAAGACTTTGAAGGCACAATACAGTTCGTTTGATGCGTTCAATAAGGGTTATGTGGTACCACAGTCATTACTTGATGAAATCGTGGCAGAGGGTAAGAAAGAAAAGATAGAACCAAAAGATGCTGCAGAGTTAAAGGCTACCCTTCCTAATATTGCGCTACAAATAAAGGCGCTCACGGCCCGTGATATCTGGGATATGAATGAGTATTTCCGAGTATGGAATGCCCAGAGTGATATTGTCAATAAGGCTGTTGAGTTGGCTACGGGTAGGTAG
- a CDS encoding DUF3332 domain-containing protein — protein MKTKGIKSMVAILLGATLMSSCVGSFALFNKLAKWNKHATKSKFLNEIIFLVISPAYAFCSVADALVLNSIEFWTGDNPVANRVGKTRNIKGDDGLMYAVKYLENGYQITKPDGSVFYFTYNKQENTWYMNAEGKEQKVIHFNGDGSVKAFLNNGLTADVTLDASGVYEVRQMQAGTSFFMARR, from the coding sequence ATGAAAACAAAAGGAATCAAGTCTATGGTTGCCATCTTGCTTGGCGCAACCCTCATGAGTTCATGTGTAGGTTCATTTGCTTTGTTCAACAAACTTGCAAAATGGAACAAGCATGCTACAAAGTCTAAGTTCCTCAATGAAATTATCTTCCTCGTTATCTCTCCAGCATACGCTTTTTGTAGTGTTGCTGATGCGCTCGTACTCAATTCTATTGAGTTCTGGACAGGTGATAACCCAGTAGCTAACCGCGTTGGTAAAACTCGTAACATCAAGGGTGATGATGGTTTGATGTATGCAGTAAAGTATTTGGAAAATGGTTATCAGATTACAAAGCCAGATGGCAGTGTATTCTATTTCACTTATAACAAGCAAGAGAATACTTGGTACATGAATGCTGAAGGCAAGGAGCAGAAAGTTATCCACTTCAATGGTGATGGATCTGTTAAGGCATTTCTTAACAATGGTCTAACAGCTGACGTGACACTTGATGCTTCTGGTGTCTATGAGGTTCGCCAGATGCAAGCTGGTACAAGCTTCTTCATGGCAAGAAGATAA
- the ybeY gene encoding rRNA maturation RNase YbeY: MITYSAEGVKMPKIKKREISRWIKAVAATHGRKVGEIGYMFVDDEKILEVNNEYLGHDYYTDIITFDYDEDDVLNGDLIISLDTVRSNAELFKKSYEDELNRVIIHGILHLCGINDKGPGEREIMEENENKALALLKEMSDK, encoded by the coding sequence ATGATAACATATAGTGCTGAAGGCGTTAAGATGCCAAAAATTAAGAAACGAGAGATCTCTCGTTGGATTAAAGCTGTTGCTGCAACTCATGGTAGAAAGGTTGGAGAAATTGGTTATATGTTCGTAGATGACGAGAAGATTCTCGAAGTAAACAACGAGTATTTAGGACATGATTACTATACGGACATCATTACTTTTGACTATGATGAGGATGATGTACTTAATGGCGACCTTATTATCTCACTTGATACAGTCCGTTCTAATGCCGAACTTTTCAAGAAGTCATACGAAGACGAACTTAACCGAGTTATCATTCATGGTATTCTTCACCTCTGTGGTATCAACGACAAGGGACCTGGAGAGCGTGAGATTATGGAAGAAAACGAGAATAAAGCACTCGCCCTATTAAAGGAGATGAGTGACAAATAA
- a CDS encoding IS256 family transposase, variant Zn-binding type, whose product MCFYCGSKSTIKRGHLNGSQRWYCKCCKRSFVGHNRLTNTIVNNRYSKGNLTVKDLSEEYGVSTRTIYRKLTKSYKEELPNLLVRPVVVLMDATYWGRNFGVVIMKDSLSGDVLWFKFINRHERLEDYKEGISYLESLGYTIQGLVCDGFKGLRQAFPNYKFQLCQFHQVMTIKTKLTSRPKLEASKELLELSKMLCHTDKESFIGALKEWYTKWEDFLKERTTTEDGKSHYTHKALRSAFLSLKRNMSSLWTYYDYPELKMPNTNNAIESLNADLKTKLNLHKGISMERRKIFIQDFIKSHSPKK is encoded by the coding sequence ATCTGCTTTTATTGTGGCTCAAAATCGACTATAAAACGTGGTCATCTTAATGGTAGTCAACGCTGGTATTGTAAGTGCTGTAAGAGGAGCTTTGTTGGACATAATCGCCTTACCAATACCATTGTCAATAATCGTTATTCCAAGGGTAATCTAACAGTCAAAGATCTATCAGAGGAGTACGGAGTTTCAACCAGGACAATTTATAGAAAACTCACCAAATCTTATAAAGAAGAACTTCCCAACCTTCTTGTTCGCCCTGTAGTGGTTTTAATGGATGCCACCTATTGGGGACGTAATTTTGGTGTCGTTATCATGAAGGATTCATTGTCTGGTGATGTACTTTGGTTTAAGTTTATCAATAGGCATGAACGTCTTGAAGACTATAAGGAGGGCATAAGCTACTTGGAGTCACTTGGGTATACCATTCAAGGGCTTGTATGCGATGGTTTTAAGGGACTTAGGCAAGCTTTTCCCAATTATAAATTCCAATTATGCCAGTTCCATCAAGTAATGACTATAAAGACAAAACTAACTTCAAGACCCAAGCTTGAGGCTTCAAAAGAACTGCTTGAATTATCCAAGATGTTATGTCATACGGACAAGGAGTCCTTTATTGGGGCTTTAAAGGAATGGTACACCAAGTGGGAGGATTTTCTTAAGGAACGGACAACAACAGAAGATGGAAAATCACATTATACTCATAAAGCTCTACGTAGTGCTTTTTTGAGCCTTAAAAGGAATATGTCGTCATTGTGGACATACTATGATTACCCTGAATTGAAGATGCCAAATACAAACAATGCCATTGAATCACTCAATGCAGATTTAAAGACAAAATTGAACCTACACAAGGGGATCAGTATGGAAAGAAGAAAGATCTTCATCCAAGACTTTATAAAGTCCCATTCTCCTAAGAAATAA
- the coaD gene encoding pantetheine-phosphate adenylyltransferase, which yields MKIGIFVGSFDPFTIGHDSIVRRALPLFDKVVIGIGVNERKQCMLSTEERMERLARLYANEPKIEVKTYNDLTIDFARREGSEYIIKGVRSVKDFEYECEQADINRRLSSIETIFFYAEPQLESISSSLVRELKHFGRDITEFLPKGY from the coding sequence ATGAAAATAGGCATTTTCGTTGGAAGTTTCGACCCGTTTACAATAGGACATGACTCTATTGTACGCCGTGCTTTACCACTCTTTGACAAGGTGGTGATTGGTATTGGTGTTAACGAACGAAAGCAATGTATGCTCAGTACTGAGGAAAGAATGGAACGATTAGCACGTCTCTATGCCAACGAACCTAAGATTGAGGTTAAGACTTACAACGACCTGACCATCGACTTTGCTAGAAGAGAGGGATCCGAATATATCATAAAAGGAGTGCGGAGCGTGAAAGACTTTGAATATGAATGCGAACAAGCAGACATCAACCGTCGCTTGAGCTCTATTGAAACTATCTTCTTTTATGCAGAACCACAACTGGAGAGTATCAGCTCAAGCCTAGTAAGAGAACTTAAACACTTTGGAAGGGATATCACAGAATTTCTTCCCAAAGGTTATTAA
- a CDS encoding DUF6377 domain-containing protein, with protein MERSLLYILFLLLPMTLSAGSKTQQLRQKLDNLLAQRNTLINNKNKDINRLKKNLTTSENTLKLLQTYEQLFEEYYVFQFDSAMTYLNKGIKLAQETQNTYYYNSNLISKAELLSIGGLYSEAIHEIEQVDTTVLDKAQRFEFYFSLFRIHTYWADFCNDKTYTPMHRLKAQDYLKKAMPFCDETDKSYEYYLGEYAVFVLNNPQSARTHYIKAIKQLPQNSRFYAMSCFALSGSYGNEGNADKQEEFLLLSSISDIENCTMENFALQNLAMYIFEHNKDELDLAQQYIQTALEDAHFYNNRLRIIEISSKLPVIVSSYQQTLNQRNKVQMIAIIVISLLFLFLLSAVFYIVKQTKRLSLQQQELQKNNNQLSELNTQQKELNMQLHDLNALLVDTNSKRERLAKLYIDLCAKYIARLKKQQTLVKRKIKANQTIELLSQLSSERLSEEDAATFLSRFDKAFLDFYPDFTEELNNLLLPEGKIQNKSSDKLTTEQRIMALIRLGVKESAEIADLLFYSPQTIYNYRSVLKGKAINKETFEEEVMKLCRVIGKPSSD; from the coding sequence ATGGAAAGAAGCTTATTATATATACTTTTCTTGCTACTGCCAATGACCTTGTCTGCCGGTAGTAAGACACAACAGCTACGACAAAAGTTAGACAATTTATTGGCGCAGCGCAATACACTTATAAACAATAAAAATAAAGACATCAACCGGCTAAAGAAGAATCTCACGACCAGCGAGAATACGCTTAAACTTCTACAGACCTACGAACAACTCTTTGAAGAATACTATGTCTTCCAATTTGACTCCGCAATGACATACTTAAACAAAGGTATCAAACTTGCACAAGAAACACAGAATACCTATTATTACAATAGTAATCTCATAAGTAAGGCAGAGCTATTATCCATTGGTGGCTTATATAGTGAGGCCATTCATGAAATAGAACAGGTTGACACAACGGTTCTTGACAAAGCACAACGCTTTGAATTTTACTTCTCACTCTTCCGTATTCACACCTATTGGGCAGACTTCTGCAACGATAAAACCTACACGCCAATGCACCGATTAAAGGCACAAGACTATCTTAAGAAAGCTATGCCTTTTTGCGATGAAACCGATAAAAGTTACGAGTATTACCTCGGTGAATACGCTGTTTTTGTGTTGAATAATCCTCAATCTGCACGTACTCATTACATTAAAGCCATAAAACAGTTACCTCAAAACTCCCGATTCTATGCCATGTCATGCTTTGCCCTCTCTGGAAGTTATGGCAATGAGGGAAATGCTGACAAACAAGAAGAGTTCCTTTTATTGTCGAGTATTTCAGATATAGAGAACTGTACGATGGAGAACTTCGCACTCCAAAACCTTGCGATGTACATCTTTGAACACAACAAAGATGAACTTGATCTTGCACAACAATATATTCAAACTGCGCTTGAGGATGCTCATTTCTATAACAACAGACTCCGTATTATAGAGATTTCAAGTAAGCTACCAGTAATTGTCAGTAGCTATCAGCAGACGCTTAACCAGCGTAACAAAGTGCAAATGATAGCTATCATAGTTATCTCGTTACTTTTTCTCTTCCTACTTTCTGCAGTCTTTTATATCGTTAAACAAACCAAACGACTTAGTCTGCAGCAGCAGGAATTGCAAAAGAATAACAACCAACTCTCTGAACTGAATACACAACAAAAAGAACTAAATATGCAGCTTCATGACCTCAATGCGTTACTTGTTGATACCAATAGTAAACGCGAGAGATTAGCAAAATTGTATATTGACCTTTGTGCGAAGTATATTGCCCGACTCAAAAAACAACAGACATTGGTTAAAAGAAAGATAAAAGCCAACCAAACAATAGAATTGCTTAGTCAGCTTTCCTCAGAACGATTATCTGAAGAAGACGCAGCCACATTCCTCTCTCGTTTTGATAAGGCGTTCCTCGATTTCTATCCAGACTTTACTGAGGAATTAAACAATCTACTCTTACCAGAGGGCAAAATTCAGAACAAAAGTAGTGATAAACTTACTACCGAACAGCGTATTATGGCACTCATCCGATTAGGAGTAAAGGAAAGTGCCGAAATAGCCGACCTACTATTCTACTCTCCACAGACCATCTATAACTATCGCTCCGTCCTAAAGGGAAAAGCCATTAACAAAGAAACATTCGAAGAAGAAGTCATGAAACTCTGTCGAGTAATTGGTAAACCATCCTCTGACTAA